In a genomic window of Littorina saxatilis isolate snail1 unplaced genomic scaffold, US_GU_Lsax_2.0 scaffold_428, whole genome shotgun sequence:
- the LOC138956179 gene encoding methyltransferase-like protein 27, translating into MSVAHTHLSLQDAGPDKFRGPVIAAESVAAFYRTHIDKVLILDVACGTGFVGQELQKRGFKQMDGLDPCSSLLEKARAKNIYRKEFCCYLNDKPLPIEDNTYDCAVLSGGMMEGHVPCSGLYQLARVVKPGGLVCIVMREEFLEHVQEYRDNLEPVITDLESRAIWRLASRTVVPNYFLDKNGVVFNFVKC; encoded by the exons atgtccGTAGCTCATACGCATCTCTCTCTGCAGGATGCCGGACCGGACAAGTTCAGAGGGCCGGTCATCGCTGCAGAGTCTGTGGCCGCGTTCTACCGGACACACATAGACAAG GTGCTCATTCTCGACGTGGCTTGCGGCACTGGCTTCGTCGGACAAGAG CTGCAGAAACGAGGCTTCAAGCAAATGGATGGCCTTGACCCCTGCTCCAGTTTGCTAGAAAAGGCTCGTGCCAAGAACATCTACAGGAAAGAGTTCTGCTGCTACCTCAACGACAAACCGCTCCCtatagaagaca ACACGTATGACTGCGCTGTGTTGTCAGGGGGTATGATGGAGGGACACGTGCCATGTTCCGGTCTGTACCAACTGGCCAGGGTGGTCAAACCAG GAGGCCTGGTGTGCATCGTGATGCGAGAAGAGTTCCTGGAGCATGTGCAGGAGTACCGCGACAACCTGGAGCCTGTCATCACAGACTTAGAGTCACGTGCAATATGGCGTCTGGCTTCAAGAACAGTCGTGCCCAATTATTTCCTTGATAAAAACGGCGTCGTGTTCAATTTTGTGAAATGCTAA
- the LOC138956178 gene encoding methyltransferase-like protein 27 encodes MDGLDPCSSLLEKARAKNIYRKEFCCYLNDKPLPIEDNTYDCAVLSGGMMEGHVPCSGLYQLARVVKPGGLVCIVMREEFLEHVQEYRDNLEPVITDLESRAIWRLASRTVVPNYFLDKNGVVFNFVKC; translated from the exons ATGGATGGCCTTGACCCCTGCTCCAGCTTGCTAGAAAAGGCTCGTGCCAAGAACATCTACAGGAAAGAGTTCTGCTGCTACCTCAACGACAAACCGCTCCCtatagaagaca ACACGTATGACTGCGCTGTGTTGTCAGGGGGTATGATGGAGGGACACGTGCCATGTTCCGGTCTGTACCAACTGGCCAGGGTTGTTAAGCCAG GAGGCCTGGTGTGCATCGTGATGCGAGAAGAGTTCCTGGAGCATGTGCAGGAGTACCGCGACAACCTGGAGCCTGTCATCACAGACTTAGAGTCACGTGCAATATGGCGTCTGGCTTCAAGAACAGTCGTGCCCAATTATTTCCTTGATAAAAACGGCGTCGTGTTCAATTTTGTGAAATGCTAA
- the LOC138956180 gene encoding lysostaphin-like → MQQVLTATVELLSTAGVDSATVELLSTAGVDSATVELLSTAGVDSATVELLSTAGVDSATVELLSTAGVDSATVELLSTAGVDSATVELLSTAGVDSATVELLSTAGVDSATVELLSTAGVDSATVELLSTAGVDSATVELLSTAGVDSATVELLSTAGVDSATVELLSTAGVDSATVELLSIHVGVGAMYVRVCS, encoded by the exons ATGCAGCAA GTGTTGACTGCCACAGTGGAGCTGTTGTCTACGGCAGGTGTTGACAGTGCCACAGTGGAGCTGCTGTCTACAGCAGGTGTTGACAGTGCCACAGTGGAGCTGTTGTCTACGGCAGGCGTTGACAGTGCCACAGTGGAGCTGTTGTCTACGGCAGGTGTTGACAGTGCCACAGTGGAGCTGTTGTCTACGGCAGGTGTTGACAGTGCCACAGTGGAGCTGTTGTCTACGGCAGGCGTTGACAGTGCCACAGTGGAGCTGTTGTCTACGGCAGGTGTTGACAGTGCCACAGTGGAGCTGTTGTCTACGGCAGGTGTTGACAGTGCCACAGTGGAGCTGTTGTCTACAGCAGGTGTTGACAGTGCCACAGTGGAGCTGTTGTCTACGGCAGGCGTTGACAGTGCCACAGTGGAGCTGTTGTCTACGGCAGGTGTTGACAGTGCCACAGTGGAGCTGTTGTCTACGGCAGGTGTTGACAGTGCCACAGTGGAACTGCTGTCTACGGCAGGTGTTGACAGTGCCACAGTGGAACTGCTGTCTATACATGTGGGCGTTGGTGCaatgtacgtgcgtgtgtgtagctga